A window of Pyrinomonadaceae bacterium genomic DNA:
CTGACGCCTGGTTGCAAACTAACCCGACGCGCACACCCGCCAGCGACGCGACACGTTCATCGAGCAGTCGCTCAAGACCAAGTTTGATTTGATGTCGGCAGTTCGACATTTAAGCTTCACCAACCTATCCGCAGAGAACAGAGCCGCCGTTGACGTTCAAAATTTCGCCGTTGATGTGTCGCGCCCAGTCCGTGCAAAGGAAGGCTATGGGCCAGGCGATGTCTTCCGGACTGGCCACGTGACCGACCGGAATCGTTTCCTCAAGCGCTGTCCGAAAACCGGGTCGCGCAAAGGCATCGGCGCACATATCAGTATCGACCCAACCCGGCGCTACGCAGTTTACATTGATGCCGAATGGCCCAAGCTCGGCTGCCAGCGATTTCGTGAACGAGATCTGACCACCTTTCGACGCCGCATAGTTTGAGACATTTGCCTCGCCCCGCTGACCGGCGGTTGAGCTCACAATAACGATGCGGCCGAATCCGTTCTGCTTCATTGGCGGTACCGCCGCCCGGCATGCAGCCCAGGTCCCCTTTAGATTTAAATCGATTGTCCGATCCCAAACTTCTTCGGTCATCTGATCGATGGCGCTGCCTTC
This region includes:
- a CDS encoding 3-oxoacyl-ACP reductase family protein → MISLNLENKVAVVTGGSRGIGRAAVDCLAKLGANVVVNYLKDKKAADAAVGFAEEQGGQALAVQADMSYKGDAQRLIDATTHKFGRLDFLVCNAGIWEGSAIDQMTEEVWDRTIDLNLKGTWAACRAAVPPMKQNGFGRIVIVSSTAGQRGEANVSNYAASKGGQISFTKSLAAELGPFGINVNCVAPGWVDTDMCADAFARPGFRTALEETIPVGHVASPEDIAWPIAFLCTDWARHINGEILNVNGGSVLCG